Proteins found in one Hypericibacter terrae genomic segment:
- the hydA gene encoding dihydropyrimidinase, translating into MRLDLAIRGGTVVTASDEFIADVGVAGGRIVAVARDLPEAREDVDATGLLVMPGGVDAHCHVDEPEYMGARLADDFASATRAAACGGTTTIMPFANQLPGLSLRQAVEDYHERAHGKALIDYAFHLIVSDVSGSLIGQDLPALIADGYRSFKVFMTYPGYMLDDRQILEVMDAARRGGAVTMVHAENGHCVHWLSQRLEAAGRTGLDSFAESAPSAVEREATHRTIALAQITGAKVMIVHVSSAEALEQIRWGQDRGISVLAETCPQYLLGMGHHLHEPGWEAAKHICSPPPRGEDDAAQLWRGLQQGAFQLVSSDHCPYRFASGDGKRSQGGEHPHFRKVPPGLPGLETRLPLLYHEGVTQGRLTRQQFVALTAVNPARIYGLYPRKGSLMPGADADIALWKYGEHRTLRHADLHDECDYTPYEGRDLSAWPVVTFSRGEKVWDRGWVSSAAGRGRHIDDRSPS; encoded by the coding sequence ATGCGCCTCGACCTGGCCATCCGTGGCGGCACGGTGGTGACCGCGTCCGACGAGTTCATCGCCGATGTCGGCGTCGCCGGCGGCCGGATCGTGGCGGTCGCCCGCGACCTGCCCGAGGCACGCGAAGATGTCGATGCCACGGGCCTCCTGGTGATGCCGGGCGGCGTCGACGCCCATTGCCATGTCGACGAGCCGGAATATATGGGCGCCCGGCTCGCCGACGATTTCGCCTCGGCGACACGGGCCGCGGCCTGCGGCGGCACCACAACCATCATGCCCTTCGCCAACCAGCTGCCGGGCCTGAGCCTGCGCCAGGCAGTCGAGGATTATCACGAGCGGGCCCACGGCAAGGCGCTGATCGACTATGCCTTCCATCTCATCGTCTCCGACGTCTCCGGCTCCCTGATCGGCCAGGACCTGCCGGCGCTGATCGCCGACGGCTATCGTTCCTTCAAGGTCTTCATGACCTATCCCGGCTATATGCTGGACGACCGGCAGATCCTCGAGGTCATGGATGCGGCCCGTCGCGGCGGGGCCGTGACCATGGTCCATGCCGAGAACGGACATTGCGTTCACTGGCTGTCGCAGCGCCTCGAAGCCGCAGGCCGGACCGGCCTCGATAGCTTCGCGGAATCGGCACCATCGGCGGTTGAACGGGAGGCGACGCACCGCACGATCGCCCTGGCGCAGATCACCGGCGCCAAGGTCATGATCGTCCATGTTTCGTCGGCCGAGGCGCTGGAGCAGATCCGCTGGGGCCAGGATCGGGGCATCTCGGTCCTGGCGGAAACCTGTCCGCAATATCTCCTTGGGATGGGCCACCACCTGCACGAGCCCGGCTGGGAGGCCGCCAAGCATATCTGCTCGCCGCCACCGCGCGGCGAGGATGATGCGGCGCAACTCTGGCGCGGGCTGCAGCAGGGTGCCTTCCAGCTCGTCTCGTCGGACCATTGCCCCTACCGCTTCGCCAGCGGGGACGGCAAGCGCAGCCAGGGCGGCGAGCATCCGCATTTCCGCAAAGTGCCGCCGGGCCTGCCGGGTCTCGAGACGCGGCTTCCGCTGCTCTATCACGAGGGCGTCACACAAGGCCGGCTCACGCGCCAGCAATTCGTGGCCCTGACGGCCGTCAACCCGGCACGGATTTATGGGCTCTATCCGCGCAAAGGGAGCCTGATGCCCGGTGCCGATGCCGACATCGCGCTGTGGAAGTATGGCGAGCACCGCACCCTGCGCCACGCCGATCTGCATGACGAATGCGACTACACGCCCTATGAGGGGCGCGATCTTTCCGCCTGGCCGGTGGTCACGTTCTCGCGGGGCGAGAAGGTCTGGGATCGCGGCTGGGTCTCGAGCGCGGCCGGACGCGGCCGCCATATCGACGACCGCTCGCCATCGTGA
- the phnN gene encoding phosphonate metabolism protein/1,5-bisphosphokinase (PRPP-forming) PhnN: MTNESAGRLFYVMGASGVGKDSLLSFVRQAGDPRQVAVAHRYITRPPQAAGENHIALSEAEFRARLGVGWFALHWSSHGFSYAIGREIDIWRRSGVNVVVNGSREYLPEALEAYPDLVPVLITAEPALIAGRLAARKRESKNEIAERLRARDELDALPESVIRIDNSGAIERAGSALLALVTATDGAISPKSVR; the protein is encoded by the coding sequence ATGACGAACGAGAGCGCCGGTCGGCTCTTCTATGTCATGGGCGCGTCGGGTGTCGGGAAGGACAGCTTGCTGAGCTTCGTCCGGCAGGCCGGCGATCCGCGCCAGGTCGCCGTGGCCCATCGCTATATCACCCGGCCGCCCCAGGCGGCCGGCGAAAACCATATCGCGCTCAGCGAAGCCGAGTTCCGCGCCCGGCTCGGGGTCGGCTGGTTCGCGCTCCATTGGAGCAGCCACGGATTCTCCTACGCGATCGGCCGTGAAATCGACATCTGGCGCCGCAGCGGCGTCAACGTCGTCGTCAACGGATCGCGCGAATATCTCCCCGAGGCGCTGGAAGCCTATCCCGATCTGGTTCCGGTGCTGATCACGGCGGAGCCTGCCTTGATCGCCGGCCGGCTCGCTGCAAGAAAGCGTGAATCGAAAAACGAGATTGCCGAACGGCTCAGGGCCCGCGACGAGCTGGACGCGCTGCCGGAGAGCGTCATCCGGATCGACAATAGCGGCGCGATCGAGCGGGCCGGCTCGGCGCTCCTGGCTCTGGTGACGGCGACGGACGGCGCAATTTCCCCGAAATCCGTCAGGTAG
- a CDS encoding alpha-D-ribose 1-methylphosphonate 5-triphosphate diphosphatase: protein MNTETILTNACLVLPDEILDGTLVIRDGRIVEIEEGVSRLESAIDCEGDYVIPGMVELHTDNLDKHIAPRPRVHWPARSAVVAHDAQIATAGITTVFDSVAIGDIHRESDRIETLTAMAAGLEECQRENMLRVAHFLHLRCEISHGELPAHLERLAQHPCLKLVSLMDHTPGQRQFATLAQYESYYKGKYQMSDADLASFVQRCLNDRAFHGDNNRAAVIELVRERGLKLASHDDATVQHAEEAAAAGAVVAEFPTTQVAALALREHGIGILSGAPNVVRGGSHSGNISAIDLARDGLVDILSSDYVPTSLLPAAFRLVEELGYSLPAAIRMVATRPADAMGLSDRGRIAPGLRADLVRVAERGGLPLVRAVWRQGERVA, encoded by the coding sequence ATGAACACCGAAACCATCCTGACGAACGCCTGCTTGGTTCTTCCCGACGAGATCCTCGACGGGACCCTGGTCATCCGCGACGGCAGGATCGTCGAGATCGAGGAAGGCGTCAGCCGGCTGGAAAGCGCCATCGACTGCGAGGGCGATTATGTCATTCCGGGCATGGTCGAGCTTCACACCGACAATCTCGACAAGCATATCGCGCCGCGGCCGCGGGTCCATTGGCCGGCGCGTTCGGCTGTGGTGGCGCACGACGCTCAGATCGCGACCGCCGGCATCACCACGGTCTTCGATTCGGTGGCGATCGGCGATATCCATCGCGAAAGCGACCGGATCGAGACCCTGACGGCGATGGCCGCGGGGCTGGAGGAATGCCAGCGCGAGAACATGCTGCGGGTCGCGCATTTCCTGCATCTGCGCTGCGAGATCTCGCATGGCGAGTTGCCCGCCCACCTGGAGCGGCTGGCGCAGCATCCCTGCCTGAAGCTGGTGTCGTTGATGGACCACACGCCGGGACAGCGCCAGTTCGCGACCTTGGCGCAGTACGAGTCCTACTATAAGGGCAAGTATCAGATGAGCGATGCGGATCTCGCGAGCTTCGTCCAGCGCTGCCTGAACGACCGCGCCTTTCACGGCGACAACAATCGGGCGGCGGTGATCGAACTGGTGCGAGAGCGCGGCCTGAAGCTGGCGAGCCACGACGATGCGACCGTGCAGCATGCGGAAGAGGCCGCAGCCGCGGGCGCCGTCGTCGCTGAATTTCCCACGACCCAGGTGGCAGCCCTGGCGTTGCGGGAGCATGGCATCGGCATCCTCAGCGGCGCCCCCAACGTCGTGCGCGGCGGTTCACATTCGGGCAACATCTCGGCGATCGACCTGGCACGCGATGGGCTGGTCGATATCCTTTCTTCGGACTACGTGCCGACAAGCCTGCTGCCGGCCGCATTCCGGTTGGTCGAGGAGCTCGGATACTCCCTGCCGGCGGCCATCCGGATGGTGGCGACACGGCCCGCCGACGCGATGGGGCTGAGCGATCGCGGCCGGATCGCGCCGGGCTTGCGCGCCGATCTGGTTCGCGTGGCCGAGCGTGGCGGGTTGCCCCTGGTCCGTGCCGTGTGGCGCCAGGGCGAACGCGTGGCCTGA
- the phnL gene encoding phosphonate C-P lyase system protein PhnL: MTQDNREAMIETRDLAKSFTLHVQGEVRLIVLSDINLSVGAGECVVLDGPSGAGKSTLMRTLYGNYRADEGAILVRHEGDRVDLATASPRLALELRRRTLGYISQFLRVIPRVPTLDVVAEPLRARGIDGQEARERAAELLDRLALPRRLWSLSPVTFSGGEQQRVNIARGLLAAHPILLVDEPTASLDAANRGIVVTLLHEARAAGTAIVAICHDPDARAALATRYYSLPPRQLAA, translated from the coding sequence ATGACCCAGGACAATCGCGAAGCCATGATCGAGACCCGCGACCTGGCCAAGAGCTTCACGCTTCATGTCCAGGGCGAAGTCAGGCTGATCGTCCTCTCGGACATCAATCTGTCGGTCGGTGCGGGGGAGTGCGTCGTTCTCGACGGCCCTTCCGGCGCCGGCAAGAGCACGCTGATGCGGACGCTCTATGGCAATTACCGCGCCGACGAAGGCGCCATCCTGGTTCGCCATGAAGGCGACCGGGTCGATCTGGCGACGGCGAGCCCACGGCTGGCGCTCGAACTGCGCCGGCGGACATTGGGCTATATCAGCCAGTTCCTGCGCGTGATTCCACGGGTGCCGACCCTGGACGTGGTGGCCGAGCCGCTGCGGGCGCGGGGCATCGACGGCCAGGAGGCCCGCGAGCGCGCGGCTGAGCTGCTGGACCGTCTGGCCCTGCCGCGGCGGCTCTGGTCCCTGTCGCCCGTGACCTTCTCCGGCGGCGAACAGCAGCGCGTCAATATCGCGCGCGGCCTGCTGGCGGCTCACCCGATCCTGCTGGTCGACGAGCCGACGGCCTCGCTCGATGCCGCGAACCGCGGCATTGTTGTCACATTACTGCACGAAGCTCGCGCTGCTGGCACCGCCATCGTCGCCATCTGCCACGATCCCGATGCGCGCGCGGCCCTGGCGACCCGATATTACAGCCTTCCGCCCAGACAGTTGGCCGCATGA
- a CDS encoding ABC transporter substrate-binding protein, whose amino-acid sequence MIERTDRSRPRWARLAKLALPAALLATVAVTALAATSTLRYFTWAGYDDPSFRKPYTDKYGSGPQFSFYSGTDEGFTKLQSGFTADIAHPCIHDVKKWKEAGLLQPIDPSKVAAWNDLIPELRDADALVLDGKHWLVPWEWGASSVLYRTDKVQITEQSFTILTDPKYKGKVSIPDAFDEIYQLTAVLAGIKHPLDLQDSDYPLIEAQMKALRNNVRFIWQDPAQLEQAMASGEIEVAWGWPNSFKNLRKDGVPVNFMLEPKEGLVTWLCGFAHLKSATAPVEEVYDFINALEDPESGKNLVQNWGYGHANSKALALVPKADLEAIGLAGDPSNYLKKGNFLGPMSEKQREKLQTMWDLVKAGN is encoded by the coding sequence ATGATCGAGAGAACCGATCGCAGCCGCCCGCGCTGGGCGCGGCTTGCGAAACTGGCCTTGCCCGCCGCCCTCCTCGCCACCGTCGCGGTCACTGCGCTCGCCGCCACCTCGACGCTGCGCTACTTCACCTGGGCGGGCTATGACGATCCGTCCTTCCGCAAGCCCTACACCGACAAATACGGCTCGGGCCCGCAGTTCTCCTTCTATAGCGGCACCGACGAGGGCTTCACCAAGCTGCAGAGCGGCTTCACCGCCGACATCGCGCACCCTTGCATCCACGACGTCAAGAAGTGGAAGGAAGCAGGGCTGCTGCAGCCGATCGATCCGAGCAAGGTCGCGGCCTGGAACGACCTGATCCCCGAGCTGCGCGATGCCGACGCGCTCGTGCTCGACGGAAAGCATTGGCTGGTGCCGTGGGAATGGGGCGCCTCCTCCGTGCTCTACCGGACCGACAAGGTGCAGATCACCGAGCAGAGCTTCACCATCCTGACCGACCCGAAATATAAGGGTAAGGTTTCGATCCCCGATGCCTTCGACGAGATCTACCAGCTCACGGCCGTGCTGGCCGGGATCAAGCATCCCCTCGATCTGCAGGATTCCGACTATCCGTTGATCGAGGCTCAGATGAAGGCCCTGCGCAACAATGTGCGCTTCATCTGGCAGGATCCGGCCCAGCTCGAGCAGGCCATGGCCTCGGGCGAGATCGAGGTCGCGTGGGGCTGGCCCAACAGCTTCAAGAACCTGCGCAAGGACGGCGTGCCTGTCAATTTCATGCTCGAGCCGAAGGAAGGGCTGGTCACCTGGCTCTGCGGCTTCGCCCATCTGAAGTCGGCGACCGCGCCGGTCGAAGAGGTCTATGATTTCATCAATGCGCTGGAAGATCCGGAGTCCGGCAAGAACCTGGTCCAGAACTGGGGCTATGGCCATGCCAACAGCAAGGCGCTGGCCCTGGTGCCGAAGGCCGACCTGGAAGCGATCGGCCTTGCGGGCGATCCCAGCAACTATCTGAAGAAGGGCAATTTCCTCGGTCCCATGTCCGAGAAGCAGCGCGAGAAGCTGCAGACGATGTGGGACCTTGTGAAGGCCGGCAACTGA
- a CDS encoding aldo/keto reductase, with the protein MRYVRLGSTGVKVSRICLGCMSYGTTEWRPWVLTEDAARPFIRRALEQGINFFDTADVYSSGVSEEILGRAIRDFAKRDQVIIASKVHSAMGDGPNDRGLSRKHILAGVEASLRRLGTDHIDLYQIHRFDPETPIEETAEALDILVRSGKVRYIGASSMFAWQFMKALAIQARDGLARFQTMQNHYNLAYREEEREMMPLCVDQGIGVIPWSPLARGRLAGSRSTGTPRSTTDEYQNRLYNKQEVLDAPVIARCAEVARERGVPPSQIALAWLLSKPGVVAPIVGATKTHHLDDAIAASELTLAPEEIGRLEELYQPHPIAGHSYGGTT; encoded by the coding sequence ATGCGCTATGTCCGCCTCGGCTCCACGGGCGTCAAGGTTTCACGCATCTGCCTCGGCTGCATGTCCTACGGCACCACGGAATGGCGGCCCTGGGTGCTCACCGAGGATGCGGCGCGGCCCTTCATCCGGCGCGCCCTCGAACAGGGCATCAATTTCTTCGACACGGCCGATGTCTATTCCAGCGGCGTCAGCGAGGAGATCCTCGGCCGCGCAATCCGCGACTTCGCCAAGCGCGACCAGGTGATCATCGCTTCGAAGGTCCACAGCGCGATGGGCGACGGCCCGAACGACAGGGGCCTGTCGCGGAAACACATCCTGGCCGGCGTCGAGGCCAGCCTGCGCCGCCTCGGCACCGACCATATCGACCTTTATCAGATCCATCGTTTCGATCCCGAGACGCCCATCGAGGAGACGGCGGAAGCGCTCGACATCCTGGTGCGCAGCGGCAAGGTCCGTTATATCGGCGCCTCCTCCATGTTCGCCTGGCAGTTCATGAAGGCGCTGGCGATCCAGGCCCGCGACGGCCTGGCCCGGTTCCAGACGATGCAGAACCATTACAACCTCGCCTATCGCGAGGAAGAGCGCGAGATGATGCCGCTCTGCGTCGATCAGGGCATCGGCGTCATCCCCTGGTCCCCGCTCGCCCGTGGGCGCCTCGCCGGCAGCAGAAGCACTGGCACGCCGCGCTCGACCACGGACGAATATCAGAACCGGCTCTACAACAAGCAAGAAGTGCTCGATGCGCCGGTGATCGCGCGCTGCGCGGAGGTGGCCAGGGAACGGGGCGTGCCGCCGAGCCAGATCGCGCTCGCCTGGCTCCTGTCGAAGCCCGGTGTCGTGGCGCCCATCGTCGGCGCCACCAAGACGCATCATCTCGACGATGCGATCGCCGCTTCGGAGCTCACCCTGGCGCCGGAGGAAATCGGGCGGCTGGAAGAGCTCTACCAGCCGCACCCGATTGCCGGCCACAGCTACGGCGGCACTACCTGA
- a CDS encoding Coenzyme F420 hydrogenase/dehydrogenase, beta subunit C-terminal domain, whose product MSHPRTLAEVVRQGLCTGCGLCQSMSGPNRICLEMTADGFLRPRIRGPLPAGEERRILSACPGNRQRATAEPGAAVDPLWGPIKRLARGQATDEGMRFNAASGGVISALASYLLASGEVEAVLHTRADPTQALRSVPQVSRGLQGVMEATGARYGPAAPLTALETMLAAGKPFAVVGKPCDIAALRNLARLDPRVDRLARYRIAFFCAGVSSLGISQAIVGKYGLTEDQVRLMRYRGHGCPGPTRIESKDGRVFEQSYDETWGNELAQEIQFRCKICPDATGEQADIACGDAWITADGYAHGEYESWNAVIARTAAGEALLARMERDGKLNLLPNTVAELNRMQPHQGERKMAILARLGGLALAGQPRPRYAGLRILHAAWIGRRSFFRNLLGTLRRLRHGANREAEPARGA is encoded by the coding sequence GTGAGCCACCCTCGCACGCTGGCCGAGGTCGTTCGCCAAGGGCTCTGCACCGGCTGCGGTCTCTGCCAGAGCATGTCCGGACCCAATCGCATTTGCCTGGAGATGACGGCCGATGGCTTCCTGCGGCCCCGGATCCGAGGGCCCCTCCCGGCCGGCGAGGAGCGCCGCATCCTCTCCGCCTGTCCCGGCAACCGTCAGCGGGCGACGGCGGAGCCCGGCGCCGCCGTCGACCCCCTCTGGGGGCCGATCAAGCGGCTCGCGCGCGGCCAGGCGACCGACGAGGGGATGCGCTTCAACGCGGCGTCGGGCGGTGTGATCTCCGCACTCGCCAGCTATTTGCTCGCCAGCGGCGAGGTCGAAGCCGTGCTCCATACGCGGGCCGATCCGACCCAGGCACTGCGATCGGTGCCGCAGGTGAGTCGGGGACTTCAAGGCGTCATGGAAGCGACGGGCGCGCGCTATGGTCCCGCGGCACCCCTGACTGCCCTCGAGACGATGCTGGCGGCCGGAAAGCCCTTCGCCGTCGTCGGCAAGCCCTGCGATATCGCCGCGTTGCGCAACCTGGCGCGTCTCGATCCGCGCGTGGATCGTCTGGCCCGCTATCGCATCGCCTTCTTCTGCGCCGGCGTTTCGAGCCTCGGCATCTCCCAGGCCATCGTCGGGAAATACGGCCTGACCGAGGACCAGGTTCGGCTGATGCGCTATCGCGGCCATGGCTGCCCCGGCCCCACCCGCATCGAATCCAAGGATGGCCGCGTCTTCGAGCAGAGCTACGACGAGACCTGGGGCAACGAGCTGGCGCAGGAGATCCAGTTCCGCTGCAAGATCTGCCCCGACGCAACCGGCGAGCAGGCCGATATCGCCTGCGGCGATGCCTGGATCACCGCCGACGGCTACGCCCACGGGGAATATGAAAGCTGGAACGCCGTGATCGCCCGCACGGCCGCGGGCGAGGCCTTGCTGGCGCGGATGGAGCGCGACGGCAAGCTCAACCTGCTCCCCAACACGGTAGCCGAGCTCAATCGCATGCAGCCGCATCAGGGCGAGCGCAAGATGGCGATCCTCGCACGCCTGGGCGGCCTGGCCCTGGCCGGCCAACCGCGGCCGCGCTATGCCGGGTTGCGGATTCTTCATGCGGCCTGGATCGGAAGGCGGAGCTTCTTCAGGAATCTGCTGGGGACGTTGCGGCGGCTGCGCCACGGCGCCAATCGCGAGGCCGAGCCGGCCCGAGGCGCCTGA
- the lysA gene encoding diaminopimelate decarboxylase, with translation MSAKPVMGQDWKIEGYLGSDQGRLTMDGVDLAALARERGTPLFVYSARRIAETARTMKTIFAASHPRSTICYAAKALSTIKVLRLLHAEGIALEVNSGGELFRARLAGIPPDAIVFNGVAKSKAEISQALSPPIKAINVDSLFELERIGEVAADLGCQARVTLRIVPEVDSPTSPGNRTGSEGTKFGILLHELDRAMEILRAQPNALRLVGIHAHVGSQITDTGPYVSAANVLVEQARRLQDALGLRLEHVNLGGGFPLPYMRGVNRTPQGDIFAPRIDSADIARAGLAPLRKGLGEQIEILVEPGRRMVGDSAVMLSMVETVKTRAGHEWLYLDAGYNTIVESYTYKWYYHSLTANKLDEALSEFRVVGPLCDNGDAFFDVDGEQTLARLLKADPRLAQSRELLESTLVRLPPTRKLARSTGPGDLVAFLDTGAYTLDQITPNNGRPRPEVGILDVDGDYEIMRRRDTYTDLLFNEVI, from the coding sequence GTGAGCGCCAAGCCGGTCATGGGACAGGACTGGAAGATCGAGGGCTATCTGGGATCCGATCAGGGTCGCCTGACCATGGACGGCGTCGATCTGGCGGCGCTGGCACGCGAGCGCGGCACGCCCCTCTTCGTCTATTCCGCCCGCCGGATCGCCGAGACCGCCCGGACGATGAAGACGATCTTCGCCGCCTCCCATCCGCGCAGCACGATCTGCTACGCGGCCAAGGCGCTCTCCACCATCAAGGTGCTGCGGCTCCTTCATGCCGAAGGCATCGCGCTCGAGGTCAATTCCGGCGGCGAACTGTTTCGCGCCCGGCTCGCCGGCATTCCCCCGGATGCGATCGTCTTCAATGGCGTTGCCAAATCCAAGGCCGAGATCTCGCAGGCGCTGAGCCCGCCGATCAAGGCGATCAATGTCGACAGCCTGTTCGAGCTGGAGCGGATCGGCGAGGTCGCGGCGGATCTGGGTTGCCAGGCGCGTGTGACCTTGCGCATCGTTCCCGAAGTCGACAGCCCTACCTCGCCCGGCAACCGCACCGGATCGGAAGGCACCAAGTTCGGCATCCTGCTGCATGAGCTCGATCGCGCCATGGAGATCTTGCGGGCGCAGCCCAATGCGCTGCGCCTCGTGGGCATCCATGCCCATGTCGGCTCGCAAATCACCGACACAGGTCCCTATGTGTCGGCGGCCAACGTGCTGGTTGAGCAGGCGCGCCGGCTCCAGGATGCACTGGGCCTGCGGCTGGAACATGTCAATCTCGGCGGCGGCTTTCCCCTCCCCTATATGCGCGGCGTCAACCGCACCCCGCAGGGCGACATCTTCGCGCCGCGCATCGACAGCGCCGACATCGCGCGGGCGGGCTTGGCGCCCCTGCGCAAGGGGCTGGGCGAGCAGATCGAGATCCTGGTCGAGCCCGGCCGGCGCATGGTCGGCGATTCCGCCGTCATGCTGTCGATGGTCGAAACGGTGAAGACGCGCGCCGGGCATGAGTGGCTCTATCTCGATGCCGGCTACAACACCATCGTCGAGTCATACACTTATAAGTGGTATTATCATTCCCTCACAGCCAACAAGCTCGACGAGGCCTTGTCCGAATTCCGCGTCGTGGGGCCGCTCTGCGACAATGGCGACGCCTTCTTCGATGTCGATGGCGAGCAGACTCTGGCGCGCCTCCTGAAGGCTGATCCCCGGCTGGCGCAATCCCGCGAACTTCTGGAGAGCACGCTGGTGCGCCTGCCGCCGACCCGAAAGCTTGCCCGCTCGACCGGTCCCGGCGATCTCGTCGCCTTCCTCGATACCGGCGCCTATACGTTGGACCAGATCACACCGAACAACGGCCGCCCCCGGCCCGAGGTCGGTATTCTGGACGTCGATGGCGATTATGAGATCATGCGCCGGCGCGATACCTACACCGACCTCCTCTTCAACGAGGTGATCTGA
- a CDS encoding LbetaH domain-containing protein, which yields MIALEQGQPEHPWGEGRSMTEAPMLHPTAIVKTSRFGPWTYVGPRSQLLEVDFRDWSYTARDVEIFNADVGKFCNLAAGVRLNPTNHPMERATLHHFTYRSRSHHFADADDPEVFAWRRAHKVLIGPDVWIGHNAIVLPGRSVGTGAAIGAGSVVTKDVPDYMIVAGNPARPLRRRVDEATEARLKAIAWWDWSPARLRASLQDFRTLGATRFAEKYSRPEIMAEMPA from the coding sequence ATGATCGCGCTCGAGCAGGGACAGCCGGAGCATCCCTGGGGCGAGGGGCGCAGCATGACCGAGGCGCCCATGCTGCATCCGACTGCCATCGTCAAAACCAGCCGCTTCGGCCCCTGGACATATGTGGGGCCGCGCAGCCAGCTGCTCGAGGTCGATTTTCGCGATTGGTCCTACACGGCGCGCGATGTGGAGATCTTCAACGCCGATGTCGGCAAGTTCTGCAACCTGGCCGCGGGCGTGAGGCTCAATCCGACCAATCATCCGATGGAGCGGGCCACGCTCCATCACTTCACCTACCGCAGCCGCTCTCATCATTTCGCCGATGCGGACGATCCCGAGGTCTTCGCCTGGCGTCGGGCCCATAAGGTCCTGATCGGCCCGGATGTCTGGATCGGTCATAACGCGATCGTGCTGCCGGGGCGCAGCGTCGGCACCGGTGCCGCGATCGGTGCCGGCTCGGTCGTCACCAAGGACGTTCCCGACTACATGATCGTCGCGGGCAATCCCGCGCGCCCCCTTCGCCGGCGCGTCGACGAGGCGACCGAGGCGCGGCTCAAGGCCATCGCCTGGTGGGACTGGAGCCCGGCAAGATTGCGCGCCAGCCTGCAGGATTTCCGGACGCTGGGTGCGACGCGCTTTGCGGAGAAATACAGCAGGCCCGAGATCATGGCGGAAATGCCGGCATGA
- a CDS encoding N-carbamoyl-D-amino-acid hydrolase → MPRTITVGAAQLGPIARNDSRKQVVGRLLELMREAHGFRCDLIAYPELALTTFFPRWPIEDERELDSFYETEMPGPETKPLFEEAARRGIGFSLGFAELVVEKGRKRRFNSSILVDKTGRIVGKYRKVHLPGHSDVMDRPGQHLEKRFFEVGDLGFPVWRAFGGILGMCICNDRRWPETYRVMGLQGVEMVLLGYNSPIGLGDPFDLDALEPFHNHLVMQSGAYQNATWVVGVAKAGFEEGFNMIGQTCIIAPSGEIVAQCATMGDELVVRKCDLDMGAPYRADIFNFAYHRRIEHYKLITERTGAIPPPETT, encoded by the coding sequence ATGCCCCGCACCATCACCGTCGGCGCCGCCCAGCTCGGCCCCATCGCGCGCAACGACAGCCGCAAGCAGGTGGTCGGCCGGCTGCTCGAATTGATGCGCGAAGCGCACGGCTTCCGCTGCGACCTGATCGCCTATCCCGAGCTGGCCCTCACCACCTTCTTCCCGCGCTGGCCGATCGAAGACGAGCGCGAGCTCGATTCCTTCTATGAAACGGAGATGCCGGGACCGGAGACGAAGCCCCTGTTCGAGGAGGCAGCGCGCCGCGGCATCGGCTTCTCGCTTGGCTTCGCCGAGCTCGTCGTCGAGAAGGGCCGCAAGCGGCGCTTCAACAGCTCGATCCTGGTCGACAAGACCGGCCGCATCGTCGGCAAATACCGCAAGGTCCATCTCCCGGGCCATTCCGACGTCATGGACCGTCCGGGCCAGCATCTCGAGAAGCGGTTCTTCGAGGTGGGCGATCTGGGCTTCCCGGTCTGGCGCGCCTTCGGCGGCATCCTCGGCATGTGCATCTGCAACGACCGGCGCTGGCCCGAGACCTATCGCGTGATGGGTCTGCAGGGCGTCGAGATGGTTCTGCTCGGCTACAACTCGCCGATCGGTCTCGGCGATCCCTTCGATCTCGACGCGCTCGAGCCCTTCCACAATCACCTGGTGATGCAGTCCGGCGCCTATCAGAACGCGACCTGGGTGGTCGGCGTCGCCAAGGCCGGTTTCGAGGAGGGCTTCAACATGATCGGCCAGACCTGCATCATCGCGCCTTCGGGCGAGATCGTCGCGCAATGCGCGACCATGGGCGACGAGCTGGTGGTGCGCAAATGCGACCTCGATATGGGCGCGCCCTACCGCGCCGACATCTTCAATTTCGCCTATCACCGCCGGATCGAGCATTACAAGCTGATCACCGAACGGACCGGCGCCATCCCGCCCCCGGAAACGACGTGA